AAGGTGCAACCAGCGGAATGATCGAAGCCAAACGCGGAACCGATGCGGTCCGCGAAGCCAGCTCATACGCCAACACCGCCGGGAAAACCGGCTTCGGAAAACTGGGCCACATGGCCGCCACCGGCATCAATTCCATACGGGAAAATCTATCCCAAAGTCGGGCTGGCGGTATCCGCAGCAGCACCAAAACCCAGCACGAAGCATACAAGATGCAATTCCCACCGGACTCATCTGACTAACCCACCAATTTAGCAGTAAAAATCTAAAAACCACAGGATAACTATGCCCAAAAACCGTCCAAATTCTGCCTATTTAGCCGCCAAAGAAGAATGGTTTGAGCGATATGGCAGCTACATAAAAAGCCGTAATCAATGGCGTTTTGCCGCTTTGATCATGGCTCTGACCGTTTGCCTCTCGCTTAGCATCAATATTGTTCAGGCAATGCAGAGCAAGGTCGTTCCCTACGTAGTCGAAGTGGACAAACTCGGCCAGTCCGTTGCGGTCAAACGCGCAGATCAGGCCGGTCCGGTTTCAAAGCGAATAATTCAGGCCGAAATCGCCAACCTGATCACTAACTGGCGCACGGTCACCGCTGACATCGGACTCCAGAAAAAGATGGTCCGGCGCATGTCCTCCTTTGTGGTCGGCGCGGCCAGAGGTGCCACCAAAGGTTGGTACGAAACCCATAACCCTTACCAACGGGGACAGAAAACCCTTGTCGAAATCGACATCAAAGGCATCCCGCTCCCGGTCAGCTCCGAGAGCTGGCGAATCGAATGGCTGGAGACAGTGCGCAACCATTCCGGTGTAGCGGTTTCCAGCACCAAATATGAAGCGACCCTCAAGGTCCGCATCTCCCCACCAACAACTCACAGCCAGATTATCAGGAACCCTGCGGGCGTTTACGTCACAGAACTCTCCTGGGCGAAACTTCTTGAACAGTAGGAGACACAATGAAACAGACTCTTCTCTCAATATTCCTTGTGCTTATCAGCGTCTGCACGGCATGGGCCTCGCCGCTGCCAGCACCGGATTACATCAGCAAAAAAGACATTCCCCTGAACAGCAAAGAGTGGGCAGCACTGAAGCTTTCAAGAGAATGGATGAACCGCAAGGTCAAGCCGATCATGCAGAGCAACGGCAAGGTTGTTTACGTATACGGCACGACCCTGCCGACCATTATCTGCTCCCCGCTCATGGCTTCGGATCTTGAACTCCAGCCCGGTGAAAACGTCAATGACGTCATCATCGGAGACACCGCCCGCTGGATGGTGGTTGTGGGCCAGTCCGGGACACCGGGCCGGGAATCCACGCACCTCATCATCAAGCCCCTTGATGCCGGACTGGTGACCAGCGCGGTCATCACCACCGACCGCCGCACCTATCACCTTAAGCTGGTTTCCCGGCGCAAAGGACACACTCCCTATGTGGCCTTTCTGTACCCGGAAGATCAGCAAAAAATCCTTAAAGCCAGCCTGAAAAAGGAAGAACGCAAAGAGGTCTGGGAGACCACCAGCATTGCAGGCAAAACCGTGGATCTTTCAACTCTCGACTTCAGTTACGCCATCAGCGGTGATGATGCGAGCTGGAAGCCCATGCGCGTCTACAACGATGGAATCAGGACTTTTATCCAGCTTCCGAGGACATCCACCCAGACCGAAATTCCGGTGTTGCTGGTGAAAAAGTCCGGGCAGGAAGCAATCGTCAATTACCGGGTCAAAGGCAATGCCATGATTGTTGATGAGATCTTTGAAAAAGCAATCCTCGTGGCCGGAACCGGAACGGATCAGGCCAAGGTGGAAATAAACCGAATTGAGGTAACCAAATGATAAAATTCATCCCCTTACTCCTGCTGGCGATGACAGTCATCGCTGCCAGCGGCTGCTCCGTAAAACGTGCGGGCAGCCAGATAGAAGCTGAAATAATGAGCCAGCAGACGACCATGTACCAAGAGCAGGAAATTGAACCACTGGTGGAAGAAGCCGCGCTCAAGGTTGCCGGACATTACCCTCCGGGCCGGACCATCCTGCACCTGAATGTTCCTGACACCGACTTCGGCTGGAAGTTTGACGCCAGCCTTCGCGCACAGGGCTTTCAGTTCAGCCCAAAATCCACAGATCCCAACGTGCTGGATATGGACATGGTCTTCGACGGCATTGGCAACAGCACCCTTTATTACCTGCATGTCAAAGCTTCGGACGGCTGGTCTTTCGGGCAGGTCTACAACCTGACTCATGACGGATTTGAAAAGGCCGGTCTGCTGACTCAAACCCCCGCCTTTTTCGAATTCGTGGGCAATGACTCCCGGCAGGTTGAATCCCCACTTAACGAAGACTGGAACATCGTTCCCGGCGGTTTGCGGGATCAGCTCAAACGCTGGGCCGCTCACGCTGAATACACGCTTGTCTGGAAAGCTCCCCATGATTTCCAGATGCAGGCCGGGGCCTCCTTCCGGGACACCTTCCCCAGAGCTGTCAAACGGCTGTTTTCCAGAATGCACGCCAGCGGAAATTCACTGCGCGTAACCATCTATCAGGCCAACAAGGTCGTTGAAGTCTGCGAGGATTAACATGAAACGATTTCTTTTATTTATTCTCATCCTGTCTTTCTGCGGATGCAGCAGTTTCCAGCCTTCCCCGCAAGAACGGTCGGTAAAAGGCCGCGCTGCGTCCATGCGGCAGGCAACGGGCAAGAAAACCGTAACCGTTGTTCATGCT
The sequence above is a segment of the Desulfovibrio sp. JC022 genome. Coding sequences within it:
- a CDS encoding type IV secretion system protein; amino-acid sequence: MPKNRPNSAYLAAKEEWFERYGSYIKSRNQWRFAALIMALTVCLSLSINIVQAMQSKVVPYVVEVDKLGQSVAVKRADQAGPVSKRIIQAEIANLITNWRTVTADIGLQKKMVRRMSSFVVGAARGATKGWYETHNPYQRGQKTLVEIDIKGIPLPVSSESWRIEWLETVRNHSGVAVSSTKYEATLKVRISPPTTHSQIIRNPAGVYVTELSWAKLLEQ
- the trbG gene encoding P-type conjugative transfer protein TrbG, coding for MKQTLLSIFLVLISVCTAWASPLPAPDYISKKDIPLNSKEWAALKLSREWMNRKVKPIMQSNGKVVYVYGTTLPTIICSPLMASDLELQPGENVNDVIIGDTARWMVVVGQSGTPGRESTHLIIKPLDAGLVTSAVITTDRRTYHLKLVSRRKGHTPYVAFLYPEDQQKILKASLKKEERKEVWETTSIAGKTVDLSTLDFSYAISGDDASWKPMRVYNDGIRTFIQLPRTSTQTEIPVLLVKKSGQEAIVNYRVKGNAMIVDEIFEKAILVAGTGTDQAKVEINRIEVTK
- a CDS encoding TcpQ domain-containing protein, with the protein product MIKFIPLLLLAMTVIAASGCSVKRAGSQIEAEIMSQQTTMYQEQEIEPLVEEAALKVAGHYPPGRTILHLNVPDTDFGWKFDASLRAQGFQFSPKSTDPNVLDMDMVFDGIGNSTLYYLHVKASDGWSFGQVYNLTHDGFEKAGLLTQTPAFFEFVGNDSRQVESPLNEDWNIVPGGLRDQLKRWAAHAEYTLVWKAPHDFQMQAGASFRDTFPRAVKRLFSRMHASGNSLRVTIYQANKVVEVCED